The nucleotide window GCGAAAGGCCAATACTTTTTTGTTTATGGGGATTCCATCGATTTGTACGGCCTGAGCTTGGCCAAGCAAATCCTCGGGATCAGCGTTGGTGCGGAGGTATCTTACCGGAAAAATATGCCGCTGATCAGTGATGCGGTAGCGAGCACCCAGCGTCCGGCCGAGGGGGAGACCCTGGGGGCCAGGGGCAACACCTGGCACGGGTTAGTCAACTTTGTCGGGATTGTAACGCCGCCGTTGTGTGATCTGGCCGCCTGGAGTCTGGAGTTTACCTGGAGCCGCTGGGACACCGTGACCCAGGGGCTCCAATATTTTAAAGGACGGGGCGGTTATACGGCCATCGATCTCGTCACCCCGGACTATGCAGGCTTTGGAATCAATTTCACGCCTACCTGGTATCAGGTCTTTCCGGGGATGGACCTGTCGATGCCGCTTTCCTACAGCCGGGGTTTGTTTGGGAACTCGGCCATCACCCTGGGCGGCAATGAGAATGCCGGGAACTATAGCCTCGGGGTTTCCCTGGATGCCTATAGCAAATATAGATTCGACCTCAAGTACATCGATTTTATTGGAGACTACGTTACCGGGCCGACAGGTGCCGTCACCGTGGCCAATGGTCCCCTGGCCTTGCTCAGTGACCGCGGCATGGTCACCTTTACTTTCAAAGTTACCTTTTAGGAAAAGGAGGGAAAAAGTCATGATCATTCGAAAATACATGATAGCAGTTGCCTTGGTGTTGGTTTGTGCGGGATGGGCTATCGGGGCGGTCAGCCAAGAAGAGGCCAAAAAACTGGGCACGACGTTGACGCCGATCGGTGCCGTAAAGGCCGGAAACGCTGAAGGGTCGATTCCTGAATATACCGGCGGGCTGATCAATCCCCCGGCGGGTTATGTAAAGGGTTCCGGTTTACGCCCCGATCCGTTCATGGGCGAAAAGCCTTTATTTTCGATCGATGCCAAGAATATAGCCCAATATGCCGATAAATTAACCGAAGGCACGAAGGCCTTGATGAAAAAATACCCGAGCTTCCGCATTGACATTTATAAAACCCACCGGACGGTGGCCTTTCCGGAGTTCGTCGCTGCCAATACGGTAAAGAACGCCCTAAAGGCCAAAACCGCCAGAGAAGGTTTGTCGTTGCAAAACGCCCATGCCGGGTATCCTTTCCCGATACCGAAAGATGGCTATGAGGCCATGTGGAACCATCTGACCCGTTTTTCCGGGGACGCCTACACTATCAACTTCGAATCCTATAATATCGATTCGGCCGGTATTCCGTCATTATCGTTGATCGCTACCTTTATTTTTGATTACCCCTTCTATGATACCGGTAAAATGAAAGTGGATTACTTCTACAGGATGAAGGCCTTATATACGGGACCTCCCCGCCGGGCCGGGGAGGCCGTTATTATCTTGGAACCGCTTGATTATACGGAAAAAGGACGGCGAGCCTGGCAGTATCTCCCCGGTCAACGCCGGGTGAGGTTGGCGCCGGACATTGCCTTCGATACCCCCAATCCCGGAACAGCCGGCGGAAGCTGCTATGATGACACTTTTCTCTTTAATGGATCAATGGAGCGGTTCAACTTCAAGCTTATCGGTAAAAAGGAAATTTATGTTCCGTACAACAACTATAAATTGTCTTACTTTCAAGGGGACATGAAACAGGTCCTGACGCCGAAACATTTGAATCCGGACCTGGTCCGTTGGGAACTGCACCGGGTTTGGGTGGTGGAAGGAACGTTGGCTGAAGGAAAGCGGCATATCTACAGTAAGCGTACCTACTACCTGGATGAAGATTCCTGGACGGCCCTGGCCTCGGATGAATACGACAAGCGGGGCAATATGTATCGTATGGGCTTGGCCTATATGTCGCCGAGCTATGACCTGCCGGCGCCCAGCGCGGACATGCAAACCTATTACGACCTGATCGCCCACTCCTATGCAGTCAACTTCTGGCCCCGGAAAGGCATCAAATACACCAATAAATTGCGGGACGTGGAGTTCAGCCCCGATGGACTGGCCGGCAGCGGCCTTCGCTAAAGGGGATGGGCAAGGCAATCCCGGTGAATCGTATCGGTCGGGATTGCCTTGATCGACTTGCATTGAGACCACAAGCCTGCATTCAGGAGACCAAAATGATTCCACGACTTTTAGCCCTCCCCTTGATGATTGCGGCCTTAGCGGTTACCGTCCGTTCCGGGGCCTCCGGCTTTAAGGATGTGCTGGATACACCGGCCTTGAAAAGCACCCTGGCCCAAAAAACACTGCTTAACGGAGTCACAAGGGCCGGCAAACGGTTAGTCAGCGTCGGCTGGCGGGGCCACATTCTTTATTCGGACGACCAGGGGAAGAGTTGGTCCCAGGCACAGGTTCCGGTCAGCTCCGATCTGGCGGCCGTTCATTTTCCATCTCCCGAGAAAGGATGGGCGGTTGGGCATGAAGGCGTGGTACTGCACAGCCCGGATAAGGGTGTCACCTGGACCAGGCAGTTCGACGGCCGGGAAGCGGCCCGGGTCATGATAAGCCATTACACTGAACATCCGCCCAAGGATCTTCACGGCGGCGCCGAGGCCAGGCAACGCTTTATGAATGAGGTGAAACAATTTGAGCAGGAAGGACCGGATAAACCCTTCCTGGACGTTTGGTTCGATGACGAGAAAACCGGTTTCATCGTCGGCACCTTCAATCTCATTTTTCAGACCGTCGACGGCGGTCGAACCTGGGAGCCCTGGTTTGATCGAACCGAGAACCCCAAACGGCTGCACCTCTATGCTGTTCGCCGGATCGGCCAGGACCTGTTCATCTGCGGAGAGCAAGGACTGGTATTAAAGCTTGATCGGCAAAGTCGACGATTCCGTCTCTGTACCGTTCCGCATAAAGGGACCTTCTTCGGGATTACGGGCAAGCCGGGTAAGGTGATCGTCTTCGGACTGCGGGGCCATGCTTTCCGCAGTCTGGACAACGGTGCCCACTGGCAGAAGGTGGAGACCAGGGTACAAGCGGGTCTCAATGGAGCTACCCTGACCGAAGACGGATGTATCCTGTTAGTCAGTCAGGGTGGACAGCTTCTCGTGAGCTGCGACGACGGCCGTAGCTTCGATCCGGTCAAGACGGGGCGACCCGTTCCGGCATCGGCGATCGTAGCCCTCGACAGGGAAACCCTGTTATTAGTCGGACTTTTAGGCTTGCAATCGAAACGGTTCAGGTAGCCATAGCTTGGGAGAACTGAAAATGGATGTCGGGACGGACAAAGATAAAATTGATGAAATGCCGGTAGTACAGGACCTGAACGATTTCGATATCAGGTCCGGAAACAGGCTTGAAAGGCTGATTTTTAACAACCGGGTGCCTTTGATCATCGCCTGTGCTCTCATCACCCTGATCCTGGCCTTTCAGGCCCGAAAGATCGTCATCAACGCCAGCTTCGAGAGAATGATTCCCCAGAGTCAACCCTATATCAAGAACTATCTGGATAATAAAAACAATTTGCGGGGGCTCGGTAATTCCCTGCGGGTGGTGGTGGAGAATACCCGGACGGATATCTTCGATCCGGAGTATCTGGAGGTCCTGAAACAGATTAATGATGAGCTTTTTCTTACCCCTGGGGTGAATCGGGCCTGGTTGAAATCCCTCTGGACGCCATTGGTGCGCTGGAAGGAACTTACCGAGGAAGGTTTCACCGGCGGACCGGTCATGCCGGATAACTATGACGGGTCGGAAAAGACTATCGATCAACTCAGGCAAAACATCGGCCGGGCGGGTATTATCGGCAGTCTGGTGGCCAATAACCTTAAATCGTCCATGATTACGGTGCCGCTACTGGACCT belongs to Deltaproteobacteria bacterium and includes:
- a CDS encoding glycosyl hydrolase produces the protein MIPRLLALPLMIAALAVTVRSGASGFKDVLDTPALKSTLAQKTLLNGVTRAGKRLVSVGWRGHILYSDDQGKSWSQAQVPVSSDLAAVHFPSPEKGWAVGHEGVVLHSPDKGVTWTRQFDGREAARVMISHYTEHPPKDLHGGAEARQRFMNEVKQFEQEGPDKPFLDVWFDDEKTGFIVGTFNLIFQTVDGGRTWEPWFDRTENPKRLHLYAVRRIGQDLFICGEQGLVLKLDRQSRRFRLCTVPHKGTFFGITGKPGKVIVFGLRGHAFRSLDNGAHWQKVETRVQAGLNGATLTEDGCILLVSQGGQLLVSCDDGRSFDPVKTGRPVPASAIVALDRETLLLVGLLGLQSKRFR
- a CDS encoding DUF1329 domain-containing protein, with the translated sequence MIIRKYMIAVALVLVCAGWAIGAVSQEEAKKLGTTLTPIGAVKAGNAEGSIPEYTGGLINPPAGYVKGSGLRPDPFMGEKPLFSIDAKNIAQYADKLTEGTKALMKKYPSFRIDIYKTHRTVAFPEFVAANTVKNALKAKTAREGLSLQNAHAGYPFPIPKDGYEAMWNHLTRFSGDAYTINFESYNIDSAGIPSLSLIATFIFDYPFYDTGKMKVDYFYRMKALYTGPPRRAGEAVIILEPLDYTEKGRRAWQYLPGQRRVRLAPDIAFDTPNPGTAGGSCYDDTFLFNGSMERFNFKLIGKKEIYVPYNNYKLSYFQGDMKQVLTPKHLNPDLVRWELHRVWVVEGTLAEGKRHIYSKRTYYLDEDSWTALASDEYDKRGNMYRMGLAYMSPSYDLPAPSADMQTYYDLIAHSYAVNFWPRKGIKYTNKLRDVEFSPDGLAGSGLR